The genomic window CCCTCTCGATCGAGATCACCGAACGACTGCGGAAGGAGATCCGCCGAAATGCCGCGTGAAGACCTCCTCATCGATCCGGGGCTCGACACGGCTCCCGCTCAGCCCGCCCGGCTCGCCGGCAGCCATGACGACCTCCGCTCGCTGGAGGCCGGCCTGGACCGCCTGCAGACCGACGTCGGGCACCGCGTGGGCGTCTGGCGCCGGTTCACGACCAGCGTGCTGCCGCCCATCGTCTTCGTCGTCGCGCTCATCGCGGCGTGGCAGCTCTACATCGTGATCGCGCAGCCCCGCCCCGACCTCGTCCCCGGCCCGCTCGACGTGGCCGCGGCCATCGGCAGCGCCTGGGAGTCGGGCCGGCTGCAGCTGGCGGTCGCCACGAGCCTGGAGCGGGGCATCCTCGGATTCCTCATCGCGATCGCCGTGGGCACGCCGCTGGGGCTCCTCCTCGCCGAGGTCAAGCCGATCCGCCGCGCGGTCGGCCCGATCATCTCGGGCCTGCAGGTGCTGCCGTCGGTCGCCTGGGTCCCGGCCGCGATCATCTGGTTCGGGCTGACGGATGCCACCGTCTACTTCGTGATCCTCATGGGCGCGATCCCCTCGATCGTGAACGGCCTGATCGCGGGCATCGATCAGGTGCCCCCGCAGTTGCGCCGCGTCGGCACGGTGCTCGGCGCCGGTCGCGTCCGCCTGCCGCTGCTCATCGTGCTGCCGGCCGCGCTGCCCGGCTACATCGCCGGACTCAAGCAGGGCTGGGCGTTCTCGTGGCGCTCGCTCATGGCCGCCGAGATCATCGCCACCGGCGGCGCGATCGGGTTCGGCGTCGGTGCGATGCTGCAGCAGAGCCGCGAGCTCGCCGACCTCGCCGGCGTGCTCGCCACGATCCTCGTGATCCTCTCGATCGGCATCCTCATCGAACTCGTCTTCTTCGCCCCGCTCGAGCGTCGGATGCTCCGCCGCCGCGGCCTGCTGCAGGACGGTGCGCGATGAGCGGGTCTCGATACGGCGCCGGGGCGCCTACTCGACCACCGGGCACCGGCAGCGGGTCGGTCGCGCTCGGCAGCGTCGCGCTCGTCGGCGCGGGCCCCGGCGACGCCGGCCTGCTGACCATCCGCGGCCTGCGCGCCCTCGAGTCCGCCGACGTGATCGTCGCCGACCGGCTCGGCGCCCGCCAGGTGCTCGACCAGCTCGCGGCCGAGGGCGTCGAGCTCGCCGCCGAGGTCGTCGACGTCGGCAAGCAGCCCGGCCACCACGCGGTGCCGCAGGACGCGATCAACGCCCTGCTCGTCTCGC from Agromyces sp. LHK192 includes these protein-coding regions:
- a CDS encoding ABC transporter permease — encoded protein: MPREDLLIDPGLDTAPAQPARLAGSHDDLRSLEAGLDRLQTDVGHRVGVWRRFTTSVLPPIVFVVALIAAWQLYIVIAQPRPDLVPGPLDVAAAIGSAWESGRLQLAVATSLERGILGFLIAIAVGTPLGLLLAEVKPIRRAVGPIISGLQVLPSVAWVPAAIIWFGLTDATVYFVILMGAIPSIVNGLIAGIDQVPPQLRRVGTVLGAGRVRLPLLIVLPAALPGYIAGLKQGWAFSWRSLMAAEIIATGGAIGFGVGAMLQQSRELADLAGVLATILVILSIGILIELVFFAPLERRMLRRRGLLQDGAR